One window of the Acinonyx jubatus isolate Ajub_Pintada_27869175 chromosome A2, VMU_Ajub_asm_v1.0, whole genome shotgun sequence genome contains the following:
- the IL17RE gene encoding interleukin-17 receptor E isoform X6, with protein MGSPRLAALLLPLLLLIGLSASSGIGCPYLLHWSTHCLLASHMEDALTGGSAHIPCHTQLALPVSLKSWCAQLWLPACYLHLHLMSNPSDLQGGWIHFLVQKYKKSYKFWFCRRHKMPASAQRKLLNSCCLSEKGHHIAVPFPDISHKGSRSKRTQPSYAKAMEGLPRPSSQRHGGPEFSFELLPEARAIRVTIPPGPEVSVRLCHQWALECEELSSLFEAQKIVSGGHAVDLPYEFFLPCLCIEASYLQEDTVRCKKCPFQNWPEAYGLDFWKSVHFTDYSQHSQMVMALTLRCPLKLEASLCQRQGWHTLCEDLPNATARESQGWYVLEGVDLHPQLCFKFSFGNSSHVECPRGTAPSWNVSMDTQAQQLVLHFSSKMHATFSAAWSHPGLGQDSLVPPVYSISQTQGSSPVTLDLIIPFLKPGSCVLVWRSDVQFSWKHLLCPDVSHRHLGLLILALLALTTLSGIVLVLTCRRPLSGPSHARPVLLLHAAESEAQLRLVGALAELLRAALGGGCDVIVDLWEATRVARVGPLPWLWAARARVAQEQGTVLLLWSSADPSLAGGPDSGAAPLRALLRAAPRPLLLLAYFSRLCAKGDIPPPLRALPRYRLLRDLPRLLQALDALPSTEAASWGRLGARPCLQGRLELCRRLEREAAKFCQLRLSRDRRRGTGWNP; from the exons GAGGGTCTGCTCATATTCCTTGCCATACCCAGTTGGCCCTTCCTGTGTCTCTAAAGTCCTGGTGTGCTCAGCTCTGGCTCCCCGCCTGCTATTTGCACCTGCATCTGATGTCAAATCCTTCAG ACCTCCAGGGGGGCTGGATCCACTTCCTGGTGCAGAAATACAAAAAGTCATACAAGTTCTGGTTCTGTAGGAGACACAAGATGCCAGCATCTGCTCAG AGGAAACTGCTGAATAGCTGTTGCCTGTCTGAGAAGGGTCATCACATTGCTGTCCCCTTCCCAGACATCTCTCACAAGGGATCACGCTCTAAAAGGACCCAACCTTCATATGCAAAGGCAATGGAAGGTCTCCCCAGACCCAGCTCACAAAGGCATGGAG GGCCAGAGTTCTCCTTTGAATTGTTGCCTGAGGCACGGGCTATTCGAGTGACCATTCCCCCGGGACCCGAGGTCAGCGTGCGTCTTTGTCACCAGTGGGCACTAGAATGCGAGGAGCTGAGCAGTCTCTTCGAGGCCCAG AAAATTGTGTCTGGGGGCCATGCTGTAGACCTGCCTTATGAATTCTTTCTGCCGTGTCTGTGCATAGAG GCATCCTACCTGCAAGAGGACACTGTGAGGTGCAAAAAATGCCCCTTCCAGAACTGGCCTGAAGCCT ATGGCTTGGACTTCTGGAAGTCAGTGCACTTTACTGACTACAGCCAGCACAGTCAGATGGTCATGGCTCTAACACTCCGCTGCCCACTGAAGCTGGAGGCCTCCCTctgccagaggcagggctggcaCACCCTCTGTGAAGACCTCCCCAATGCCACGGCTCGAGAGTCACAGGGG TGGTATGTTTTGGAGGGAGTAGACTTGCACCCCCAGCTCTGCTTCAAG TTCTCTTTTGGAAATAGCAGCCACGTTGAATGCCCCCGTGGGACTG CCCCATCCTGGAATGTGAGCATGGATACCCAGGCCCAGCAGCTGGTCCTTCACTTCTCCTCGAAGATGCACGCCACCTTCAGTGCTGCCTGGAGCCATCCAGGCTTGGGGCAGGACAGCTTGGTGCCCCCTGTGTATAGCATTAGCCAG ACTCAGGGGTCAAGCCCAGTGACGCTAGACCTTATCATTCCCTTCCTGAAGCCAGGGAGCTGTGTCCTG GTGTGGAGGTCAGATGTTCAGTTTTCCTGGAAGCACCTTTTGTGTCCGGATG TCTCTCATAGACACCTGGGGCTCTTGATCCTGGCACTGCTGGCACTCACCACCCTCTCGGGCATTGTTCTGGTCCTCACTTGCCGGCGCCCACTGTCAG GCCCGAGCCACGCGCGGCCGGTGTTGCTGCTGCACGCGGCGGAGTCAGAGGCGCAGCTGCGCCTGGTGGGAGCACTGGCTGAACTGCTTCGGGCAGCGCTGGGCGGCGGGTGCGACGTGATCGTGGACCTGTGGGAGGCTACGCGCGTAGCGCGCGTGGGCCCGCTGCCATGGCTGTGGGCGGCGCGGGCGCGCGTGGCGCAGGAGCAGGGCACCGTGCTGCTGCTGTGGAGCAGTGCTGACCCCAGTCTGGCCGGTGGTCCCGATTCCGGCGCAGCGCCCCTGCGCGCCCTGCTCCGCGCGGCCCCGCGCCCGCTGCTGCTGCTCGCTTACTTCAGTCGCCTCTGCGCCAAGGGCGACATTCCCCCGCCACTGCGCGCCCTGCCACGCTACCGCCTGCTGCGCGACCTGCCGCGGCTGCTGCAGGCGTTAGATGCGCTACCTTCCACCGAAGCCGCCAGCTGGGGCCGCCTCGGGGCTCGTCCGTGCCTGCAGGGTCGCCTGGAGCTGTGCCGACGGCTGGAACGGGAGGCCGCCAAATTTTGCCAACTGAGGCTGAGCAGAGACAGGCGTAGGGGTACTGGCTGGAACCCCTGA
- the IL17RE gene encoding interleukin-17 receptor E isoform X1, which yields MILPFGIVLCSHVLGALTPRKSMGSPRLAALLLPLLLLIGLSASSGIGCPYLLHWSTHCLLASHMEDALTGGSAHIPCHTQLALPVSLKSWCAQLWLPACYLHLHLMSNPSDLQGGWIHFLVQKYKKSYKFWFCRRHKMPASAQANPVLCLQRKLLNSCCLSEKGHHIAVPFPDISHKGSRSKRTQPSYAKAMEGLPRPSSQRHGGPEFSFELLPEARAIRVTIPPGPEVSVRLCHQWALECEELSSLFEAQKIVSGGHAVDLPYEFFLPCLCIEASYLQEDTVRCKKCPFQNWPEAYGLDFWKSVHFTDYSQHSQMVMALTLRCPLKLEASLCQRQGWHTLCEDLPNATARESQGWYVLEGVDLHPQLCFKFSFGNSSHVECPRGTAPSWNVSMDTQAQQLVLHFSSKMHATFSAAWSHPGLGQDSLVPPVYSISQTQGSSPVTLDLIIPFLKPGSCVLVWRSDVQFSWKHLLCPDVSHRHLGLLILALLALTTLSGIVLVLTCRRPLSGPSHARPVLLLHAAESEAQLRLVGALAELLRAALGGGCDVIVDLWEATRVARVGPLPWLWAARARVAQEQGTVLLLWSSADPSLAGGPDSGAAPLRALLRAAPRPLLLLAYFSRLCAKGDIPPPLRALPRYRLLRDLPRLLQALDALPSTEAASWGRLGARPCLQGRLELCRRLEREAAKFCQLRLSRDRRRGTGWNP from the exons GAGGGTCTGCTCATATTCCTTGCCATACCCAGTTGGCCCTTCCTGTGTCTCTAAAGTCCTGGTGTGCTCAGCTCTGGCTCCCCGCCTGCTATTTGCACCTGCATCTGATGTCAAATCCTTCAG ACCTCCAGGGGGGCTGGATCCACTTCCTGGTGCAGAAATACAAAAAGTCATACAAGTTCTGGTTCTGTAGGAGACACAAGATGCCAGCATCTGCTCAG GCCAACCCTGTTCTCTGCCTACAGAGGAAACTGCTGAATAGCTGTTGCCTGTCTGAGAAGGGTCATCACATTGCTGTCCCCTTCCCAGACATCTCTCACAAGGGATCACGCTCTAAAAGGACCCAACCTTCATATGCAAAGGCAATGGAAGGTCTCCCCAGACCCAGCTCACAAAGGCATGGAG GGCCAGAGTTCTCCTTTGAATTGTTGCCTGAGGCACGGGCTATTCGAGTGACCATTCCCCCGGGACCCGAGGTCAGCGTGCGTCTTTGTCACCAGTGGGCACTAGAATGCGAGGAGCTGAGCAGTCTCTTCGAGGCCCAG AAAATTGTGTCTGGGGGCCATGCTGTAGACCTGCCTTATGAATTCTTTCTGCCGTGTCTGTGCATAGAG GCATCCTACCTGCAAGAGGACACTGTGAGGTGCAAAAAATGCCCCTTCCAGAACTGGCCTGAAGCCT ATGGCTTGGACTTCTGGAAGTCAGTGCACTTTACTGACTACAGCCAGCACAGTCAGATGGTCATGGCTCTAACACTCCGCTGCCCACTGAAGCTGGAGGCCTCCCTctgccagaggcagggctggcaCACCCTCTGTGAAGACCTCCCCAATGCCACGGCTCGAGAGTCACAGGGG TGGTATGTTTTGGAGGGAGTAGACTTGCACCCCCAGCTCTGCTTCAAG TTCTCTTTTGGAAATAGCAGCCACGTTGAATGCCCCCGTGGGACTG CCCCATCCTGGAATGTGAGCATGGATACCCAGGCCCAGCAGCTGGTCCTTCACTTCTCCTCGAAGATGCACGCCACCTTCAGTGCTGCCTGGAGCCATCCAGGCTTGGGGCAGGACAGCTTGGTGCCCCCTGTGTATAGCATTAGCCAG ACTCAGGGGTCAAGCCCAGTGACGCTAGACCTTATCATTCCCTTCCTGAAGCCAGGGAGCTGTGTCCTG GTGTGGAGGTCAGATGTTCAGTTTTCCTGGAAGCACCTTTTGTGTCCGGATG TCTCTCATAGACACCTGGGGCTCTTGATCCTGGCACTGCTGGCACTCACCACCCTCTCGGGCATTGTTCTGGTCCTCACTTGCCGGCGCCCACTGTCAG GCCCGAGCCACGCGCGGCCGGTGTTGCTGCTGCACGCGGCGGAGTCAGAGGCGCAGCTGCGCCTGGTGGGAGCACTGGCTGAACTGCTTCGGGCAGCGCTGGGCGGCGGGTGCGACGTGATCGTGGACCTGTGGGAGGCTACGCGCGTAGCGCGCGTGGGCCCGCTGCCATGGCTGTGGGCGGCGCGGGCGCGCGTGGCGCAGGAGCAGGGCACCGTGCTGCTGCTGTGGAGCAGTGCTGACCCCAGTCTGGCCGGTGGTCCCGATTCCGGCGCAGCGCCCCTGCGCGCCCTGCTCCGCGCGGCCCCGCGCCCGCTGCTGCTGCTCGCTTACTTCAGTCGCCTCTGCGCCAAGGGCGACATTCCCCCGCCACTGCGCGCCCTGCCACGCTACCGCCTGCTGCGCGACCTGCCGCGGCTGCTGCAGGCGTTAGATGCGCTACCTTCCACCGAAGCCGCCAGCTGGGGCCGCCTCGGGGCTCGTCCGTGCCTGCAGGGTCGCCTGGAGCTGTGCCGACGGCTGGAACGGGAGGCCGCCAAATTTTGCCAACTGAGGCTGAGCAGAGACAGGCGTAGGGGTACTGGCTGGAACCCCTGA
- the IL17RE gene encoding interleukin-17 receptor E isoform X2: MILPFGIVLCSHVLGALTPRKSMGSPRLAALLLPLLLLIGLSASSGIGCPYLLHWSTHCLLASHMEDALTGGSAHIPCHTQLALPVSLKSWCAQLWLPACYLHLHLMSNPSDLQGGWIHFLVQKYKKSYKFWFCRRHKMPASAQRKLLNSCCLSEKGHHIAVPFPDISHKGSRSKRTQPSYAKAMEGLPRPSSQRHGGPEFSFELLPEARAIRVTIPPGPEVSVRLCHQWALECEELSSLFEAQKIVSGGHAVDLPYEFFLPCLCIEASYLQEDTVRCKKCPFQNWPEAYGLDFWKSVHFTDYSQHSQMVMALTLRCPLKLEASLCQRQGWHTLCEDLPNATARESQGWYVLEGVDLHPQLCFKFSFGNSSHVECPRGTAPSWNVSMDTQAQQLVLHFSSKMHATFSAAWSHPGLGQDSLVPPVYSISQTQGSSPVTLDLIIPFLKPGSCVLVWRSDVQFSWKHLLCPDVSHRHLGLLILALLALTTLSGIVLVLTCRRPLSGPSHARPVLLLHAAESEAQLRLVGALAELLRAALGGGCDVIVDLWEATRVARVGPLPWLWAARARVAQEQGTVLLLWSSADPSLAGGPDSGAAPLRALLRAAPRPLLLLAYFSRLCAKGDIPPPLRALPRYRLLRDLPRLLQALDALPSTEAASWGRLGARPCLQGRLELCRRLEREAAKFCQLRLSRDRRRGTGWNP, from the exons GAGGGTCTGCTCATATTCCTTGCCATACCCAGTTGGCCCTTCCTGTGTCTCTAAAGTCCTGGTGTGCTCAGCTCTGGCTCCCCGCCTGCTATTTGCACCTGCATCTGATGTCAAATCCTTCAG ACCTCCAGGGGGGCTGGATCCACTTCCTGGTGCAGAAATACAAAAAGTCATACAAGTTCTGGTTCTGTAGGAGACACAAGATGCCAGCATCTGCTCAG AGGAAACTGCTGAATAGCTGTTGCCTGTCTGAGAAGGGTCATCACATTGCTGTCCCCTTCCCAGACATCTCTCACAAGGGATCACGCTCTAAAAGGACCCAACCTTCATATGCAAAGGCAATGGAAGGTCTCCCCAGACCCAGCTCACAAAGGCATGGAG GGCCAGAGTTCTCCTTTGAATTGTTGCCTGAGGCACGGGCTATTCGAGTGACCATTCCCCCGGGACCCGAGGTCAGCGTGCGTCTTTGTCACCAGTGGGCACTAGAATGCGAGGAGCTGAGCAGTCTCTTCGAGGCCCAG AAAATTGTGTCTGGGGGCCATGCTGTAGACCTGCCTTATGAATTCTTTCTGCCGTGTCTGTGCATAGAG GCATCCTACCTGCAAGAGGACACTGTGAGGTGCAAAAAATGCCCCTTCCAGAACTGGCCTGAAGCCT ATGGCTTGGACTTCTGGAAGTCAGTGCACTTTACTGACTACAGCCAGCACAGTCAGATGGTCATGGCTCTAACACTCCGCTGCCCACTGAAGCTGGAGGCCTCCCTctgccagaggcagggctggcaCACCCTCTGTGAAGACCTCCCCAATGCCACGGCTCGAGAGTCACAGGGG TGGTATGTTTTGGAGGGAGTAGACTTGCACCCCCAGCTCTGCTTCAAG TTCTCTTTTGGAAATAGCAGCCACGTTGAATGCCCCCGTGGGACTG CCCCATCCTGGAATGTGAGCATGGATACCCAGGCCCAGCAGCTGGTCCTTCACTTCTCCTCGAAGATGCACGCCACCTTCAGTGCTGCCTGGAGCCATCCAGGCTTGGGGCAGGACAGCTTGGTGCCCCCTGTGTATAGCATTAGCCAG ACTCAGGGGTCAAGCCCAGTGACGCTAGACCTTATCATTCCCTTCCTGAAGCCAGGGAGCTGTGTCCTG GTGTGGAGGTCAGATGTTCAGTTTTCCTGGAAGCACCTTTTGTGTCCGGATG TCTCTCATAGACACCTGGGGCTCTTGATCCTGGCACTGCTGGCACTCACCACCCTCTCGGGCATTGTTCTGGTCCTCACTTGCCGGCGCCCACTGTCAG GCCCGAGCCACGCGCGGCCGGTGTTGCTGCTGCACGCGGCGGAGTCAGAGGCGCAGCTGCGCCTGGTGGGAGCACTGGCTGAACTGCTTCGGGCAGCGCTGGGCGGCGGGTGCGACGTGATCGTGGACCTGTGGGAGGCTACGCGCGTAGCGCGCGTGGGCCCGCTGCCATGGCTGTGGGCGGCGCGGGCGCGCGTGGCGCAGGAGCAGGGCACCGTGCTGCTGCTGTGGAGCAGTGCTGACCCCAGTCTGGCCGGTGGTCCCGATTCCGGCGCAGCGCCCCTGCGCGCCCTGCTCCGCGCGGCCCCGCGCCCGCTGCTGCTGCTCGCTTACTTCAGTCGCCTCTGCGCCAAGGGCGACATTCCCCCGCCACTGCGCGCCCTGCCACGCTACCGCCTGCTGCGCGACCTGCCGCGGCTGCTGCAGGCGTTAGATGCGCTACCTTCCACCGAAGCCGCCAGCTGGGGCCGCCTCGGGGCTCGTCCGTGCCTGCAGGGTCGCCTGGAGCTGTGCCGACGGCTGGAACGGGAGGCCGCCAAATTTTGCCAACTGAGGCTGAGCAGAGACAGGCGTAGGGGTACTGGCTGGAACCCCTGA
- the IL17RE gene encoding interleukin-17 receptor E isoform X3 produces MGSPRLAALLLPLLLLIGLSASSGIGCPYLLHWSTHCLLASHMEDALTGGSAHIPCHTQLALPVSLKSWCAQLWLPACYLHLHLMSNPSDLQGGWIHFLVQKYKKSYKFWFCRRHKMPASAQANPVLCLQRKLLNSCCLSEKGHHIAVPFPDISHKGSRSKRTQPSYAKAMEGLPRPSSQRHGGPEFSFELLPEARAIRVTIPPGPEVSVRLCHQWALECEELSSLFEAQKIVSGGHAVDLPYEFFLPCLCIEASYLQEDTVRCKKCPFQNWPEAYGLDFWKSVHFTDYSQHSQMVMALTLRCPLKLEASLCQRQGWHTLCEDLPNATARESQGWYVLEGVDLHPQLCFKFSFGNSSHVECPRGTAPSWNVSMDTQAQQLVLHFSSKMHATFSAAWSHPGLGQDSLVPPVYSISQTQGSSPVTLDLIIPFLKPGSCVLVWRSDVQFSWKHLLCPDVSHRHLGLLILALLALTTLSGIVLVLTCRRPLSGPSHARPVLLLHAAESEAQLRLVGALAELLRAALGGGCDVIVDLWEATRVARVGPLPWLWAARARVAQEQGTVLLLWSSADPSLAGGPDSGAAPLRALLRAAPRPLLLLAYFSRLCAKGDIPPPLRALPRYRLLRDLPRLLQALDALPSTEAASWGRLGARPCLQGRLELCRRLEREAAKFCQLRLSRDRRRGTGWNP; encoded by the exons GAGGGTCTGCTCATATTCCTTGCCATACCCAGTTGGCCCTTCCTGTGTCTCTAAAGTCCTGGTGTGCTCAGCTCTGGCTCCCCGCCTGCTATTTGCACCTGCATCTGATGTCAAATCCTTCAG ACCTCCAGGGGGGCTGGATCCACTTCCTGGTGCAGAAATACAAAAAGTCATACAAGTTCTGGTTCTGTAGGAGACACAAGATGCCAGCATCTGCTCAG GCCAACCCTGTTCTCTGCCTACAGAGGAAACTGCTGAATAGCTGTTGCCTGTCTGAGAAGGGTCATCACATTGCTGTCCCCTTCCCAGACATCTCTCACAAGGGATCACGCTCTAAAAGGACCCAACCTTCATATGCAAAGGCAATGGAAGGTCTCCCCAGACCCAGCTCACAAAGGCATGGAG GGCCAGAGTTCTCCTTTGAATTGTTGCCTGAGGCACGGGCTATTCGAGTGACCATTCCCCCGGGACCCGAGGTCAGCGTGCGTCTTTGTCACCAGTGGGCACTAGAATGCGAGGAGCTGAGCAGTCTCTTCGAGGCCCAG AAAATTGTGTCTGGGGGCCATGCTGTAGACCTGCCTTATGAATTCTTTCTGCCGTGTCTGTGCATAGAG GCATCCTACCTGCAAGAGGACACTGTGAGGTGCAAAAAATGCCCCTTCCAGAACTGGCCTGAAGCCT ATGGCTTGGACTTCTGGAAGTCAGTGCACTTTACTGACTACAGCCAGCACAGTCAGATGGTCATGGCTCTAACACTCCGCTGCCCACTGAAGCTGGAGGCCTCCCTctgccagaggcagggctggcaCACCCTCTGTGAAGACCTCCCCAATGCCACGGCTCGAGAGTCACAGGGG TGGTATGTTTTGGAGGGAGTAGACTTGCACCCCCAGCTCTGCTTCAAG TTCTCTTTTGGAAATAGCAGCCACGTTGAATGCCCCCGTGGGACTG CCCCATCCTGGAATGTGAGCATGGATACCCAGGCCCAGCAGCTGGTCCTTCACTTCTCCTCGAAGATGCACGCCACCTTCAGTGCTGCCTGGAGCCATCCAGGCTTGGGGCAGGACAGCTTGGTGCCCCCTGTGTATAGCATTAGCCAG ACTCAGGGGTCAAGCCCAGTGACGCTAGACCTTATCATTCCCTTCCTGAAGCCAGGGAGCTGTGTCCTG GTGTGGAGGTCAGATGTTCAGTTTTCCTGGAAGCACCTTTTGTGTCCGGATG TCTCTCATAGACACCTGGGGCTCTTGATCCTGGCACTGCTGGCACTCACCACCCTCTCGGGCATTGTTCTGGTCCTCACTTGCCGGCGCCCACTGTCAG GCCCGAGCCACGCGCGGCCGGTGTTGCTGCTGCACGCGGCGGAGTCAGAGGCGCAGCTGCGCCTGGTGGGAGCACTGGCTGAACTGCTTCGGGCAGCGCTGGGCGGCGGGTGCGACGTGATCGTGGACCTGTGGGAGGCTACGCGCGTAGCGCGCGTGGGCCCGCTGCCATGGCTGTGGGCGGCGCGGGCGCGCGTGGCGCAGGAGCAGGGCACCGTGCTGCTGCTGTGGAGCAGTGCTGACCCCAGTCTGGCCGGTGGTCCCGATTCCGGCGCAGCGCCCCTGCGCGCCCTGCTCCGCGCGGCCCCGCGCCCGCTGCTGCTGCTCGCTTACTTCAGTCGCCTCTGCGCCAAGGGCGACATTCCCCCGCCACTGCGCGCCCTGCCACGCTACCGCCTGCTGCGCGACCTGCCGCGGCTGCTGCAGGCGTTAGATGCGCTACCTTCCACCGAAGCCGCCAGCTGGGGCCGCCTCGGGGCTCGTCCGTGCCTGCAGGGTCGCCTGGAGCTGTGCCGACGGCTGGAACGGGAGGCCGCCAAATTTTGCCAACTGAGGCTGAGCAGAGACAGGCGTAGGGGTACTGGCTGGAACCCCTGA